CGCCATCCAGCGCGAGAAGGTCAATCCGAGCGCGATGGGCCTGCGCGTGCTGCCCGCCCTGCTCTACGGTGCGGGCCACGCCTACGCCGTGCCGTTCAGCGGCACCGGCACGGAGAAGTCGGTCGCCTCGTTGACACGCGATCAGCTCGTCGCCTTCCACCGCACCTGGTTCAAGCCGGGCAACAGCACGCTGGTGGTGGTCGGGGACACGTCGCTCGCGGCGCTCGCGCCGAAGCTCGAAAAGCTCTTCAGCGGCTGGGCCCCCGGCGAGGTGCCGAAGAAGAACGTGGCCAACGCCACCGTCGCCCCGCGCAAGGAGATCTATCTGATCGACCGCCCGGGCTCGCAGCAGTCGGTCATCTTCGCCGGCCTGCTCGCCCCGCCGAAGAAAAGCCCGGCGGACACCGCGCTGCAGGCGTTCAACTACGCCCTCGGTGGCACCTTCACTTCGCGGATCAACATGAACCTGCGCGAGGACAAGCACTGGTCGTACGGCGCGCGGATGACCATGCCCGACGCCCGCGGCCTGCGTCCCTACTTCGTCAGCGCCCCGGTCCAGGGCGACAAGACGAAGGAGGCGGTGGCCGAGGTCGCCCGAGAGCTCGCCGGCATCGTCGGCGAGAAGCCGTACACCGCCGACGAGCTCGCCAAGGCCAAGACCGGTCTGACGCTCACCCTGCCCGGCCGCTGGGAGACGAACGGCGCGGTGCTCGGCTCGCTCGCCCAGCAGGTCCAGTTCGGGCTTCCCGCCGACTACTTCGCCACCTATCCGGCCGCGGTACAGGCGCTCGACGTTGCCGCGGTGGAGAGTGCCGGCAAGGCGGTGATCGATCCGGCCCGGGTCGTCTACCTCGTCGTCGGCGACGCCAAGCAGATCGAAGAGGGCCTGCGCTCGCTCAGCCTCGGCGACGTTCGGCGCCTCGACGCGGACGGCAATCCGCTGCCGGCCAACTGAGCCGCGGATTCGCCCGGCGGGGCGAGCGCTCCGAGACGCTCGTCCCGCCCCGCTTCTCGCCTGGGCGGGGCGTCGGCGGCTCCTCGCCGCGGCGCGGCAGGGTAGGATTCTCGGATGCCCCAGCCCGCCGAGCTGCTCTCGCTCTGGCGCCGCCTCGAGCCTCTGCCGGGCGGCCGTCGCCTCTTCTCGTTCCTCCTCGGCCGCGCCGCCCGCTACACCGGCTCGATCGCGCCGCGCGTCCTCGAGCTCGCCCCCGGGCACGCGCGGGTCGGCCTGCGCGACCGGCCGGCGGTGCGGAACCACCTGCGCTCGGTCCACGCCGTGGCGCTGATGAACCTCGCCGAGGTGGCGAGCGGACTGGCCACCATCTCGTCTCTCCCCCCGGGCGCGCGCGGCATCCTCGCGGGGCTTTCGATCGAGTACCTGAAGAAGGCCCGCGGCCCGCTCGAGGCGGTCTGCGATGCGACGATCGAATACACCGGCGAGCGGCGAGAGGTGCCGGTCGAGGCGGTGATCCGCGACGCGACGGGCGACGTGGTCGCGCGCGCCACCGCCCGCTGGCTGATCGGACCCGAAACCCCGAAGGGAGCAGCCAAGCCATGAGCCGCGAGACCCCGCTCACCCGCCACGCCGGCATCGAGGTGCCGCTGCTCTGCGGCGCCATGTACCCGTGCTCCAACCCCGAGCTCGTCGCTGCGGTCTCCGAGGCCGGCGGCCTGGGGATCGTCCAGCCGATCTCGCTCTCCTACGTCCACGGTCGCGACTTCCGCGAAGGGCTGCGCCGGATCCGCTCGCTCACCGCCAAGCCGATCGGTCTGAACGCGATCGTCGAGAAGAGCTCGCGCACCTACGAGGAGCGGATGAAGCAGTGGGTCGACGTGGCGATCGAGGAGGGCGTCCGCTTCTTCGTCACCGCTCTCGGCAATCCGCGCTGGGTGGTGGAGAAGGCACACGGGTGCGGCGGCATCGTCTACCACGACGTGACCGATCGCCGTTGGGCCGAGAAGGCGCTCGCCGAAGGCGTCGACGGTCTGATCGCCGTCAACCGCCGCGCTGGCGGGCACGCCGGCAAGCTCGATCCGCAGACCGTCCTCGACAGCCTCGCCGACCTCGGCGTGCCGGTCGTCTGCGCCGGCGGCGTCGGCGACGAGAAGGGCTTCGCCGAGGCGCTGGCGATGGGCTACGCCGGCGTGCAGATGGGCACGCGATTCATCGCCACCGCGGAGTGCCGGGCGCACGACGACTACAAGCAGGCGATCGTCCGCGCTCGTGAGGAGGACATCGTGCTCACCGAGCGGCTCTCGGGCGTTCCCTGCTCGGTAATCAAGACACCGTACGTCGAGCGCGTCGGCACCACCGCCGGCCCGATCGGCCGCTTTCTGCTCCGCGGCCGCCGCACCAAGCACTGGATGCGCACCTTCTACGCCCTGCGCTCGCTGCCTCAGCTCAAGAAGGCCTCGCTCGAAGGGATGGGCTACAAGGACTTCTGGCAGGCCGGCAAGAGCGTCGCCGGGATCGACGCCGTGCTCCCGGCCGCCGAAGTCGTCCGCCGCTGCGCCGCGGCGATCTGAGCTGCGCCTCGGGCGCCGGAGGATGACGGCCCCCGGCGCCGCAAGGCCGCTCATCGAACGACGGCGCCTCCTCCGCTCTTCGCTCCCGCGTGACCCTTGGCGAGGATGCGGAGCATCTTCAGGTTGATCCACACGAAGCGCCAGAGTTGCCAGGGAAGGAACGTCCGCCAGAAAAGCCGGAAGCGCGTCGGGACGGGAGCGTAGAAGGCCGGGCTGCCGCGCAGCCCGAGGGGTGTCGGGGGGGTCGGTTCGGCGCTCATTCGGGGATCAGGCTCCATCCGGGGCGCAGCCGCGCCTTGTAGAGGAACAGGTGGTGCAGCAGGATCTTGATCCAGTGTCCGGCGAGGCCGATCTCGCCGAAGGTGTGACGAAGGTCGCGGCCGTAGTCGGGATAGCGCTCGAAGTCCGGGACGATCGGGAAGACGGTCATCGAGGCGGCCGTCCCGGTGAACGGATTGGCTCCGGCGGAGGCGACGCATGCCGCGCCCATCTCCGCCATCGAGGCGCTCCGCGTCGGCGCCGGGGCACCTTCGATCATGTCGACGACGCTGCGCGCGACCGCCTTGCCGATGGTGGCCGACGGCATGCCGGTGCGCGGCGGTGCCGGGGCGATCGGCGCGCCGCTCGGCGCCTTGCGCGGTCGCGAGATGGGATGGGGCGGTGCGAAGGCGATGCCGGCAGCGAAGAGGTTCGGGTAGGCCGGAGACTGGTAGGTGCGCGGCCAGTCGCGGCTCCTCCACTCCTCGTACGGACGCGGCGTGTAGTCGGCATCGACTTTCATGAAGCCGTTCGGCTGGAAGAGCCTCTCGGTGATCTCCACCCCGTCGCGGGCGTAGGCGCGCAGGCCGACGCCGCGGAACGGCGGCAGCAGCATGGCGAAGTCGAAGCCGTGCTCGCGCCGCTCGCCCTCGAGCGTCTCGTAGTCGATCCGTCCTTCGGCCACCTCGTGCACGTGGGCGCGGGTGATCCACGTCAGCCCGCGTTCGGCGAAGAGCGACTCGGTGAAGATCTTGCTCGGCGTCACGAAGCCGCCGTAGCGCAGGTGCATGCCGCCCATGCCGAAGTCGCCGAGCTCGTACTCGTTCGAGACCCAGACGATGTCGGCGCGATCCCGCACGCCCCGGGCGCGCAGCTCGAACTCGAGATTGACCACGTACTCGAATGCCGCGCCCTGGCAGGTGCAGCCGCCGTGCCCGGTGCCGACGAGGAAACGCCGTCGTTCGCCACGACGCATGCGCTCGACCTCTTCGTCGAGCGCGCGGGCGGTCTCGGCGGCATGCGACTCGGTGCAGACGGAGAGCGAATGCCCGCCCGGGCCGAGGCCCGGCGTGGCGGCGAAGTCGAGCTTCGGCCCGGTCGCATGGATCAGGTAGTCGTAGGGGATCTCGATCCGGGCGCCGGCGTTCGCCTCGCGGGTCGACTCGACGACGACGAACGGGTCGGTGCGATCGCCGCGCCCCTCGGGGTGGATCTCGACCGCGCGCGCCTGCTCGAAGGCGATGCCGCTGCGGGCGTAGACCGGGGCGAGGTCGAACGTCACCTGCTCCGGTCGCAGCAGCCCCACGCCGACCCAGATGTTGGACGGGATCCAGTTGTAGTGCGGCAGCGGCGAGACGACGGTGACCTGGGCGGCGCTCGGCAGCCACTTCCGCGCGAAGGCCGCGGCGGTGTGACCGGCGACACCGGCCCCCAACACGACGACCCGCGTCACGGGTCAAGCTCCGTGCTTCGGCTCATTTCCCCTCCTTGCCCGCGGACGAAGAGTTCCGCGGCGATCGGCATGGACCTGGAAATGAGAGTCTGAAGGGCTGGTTTTGGTTCCCGATTCCGGTCAGATTCCGCGTCGACGCGACGCGGCAGCGCTCGCGGGGACGTGCGTCAGCGGGTGCGTCGGCCGACGAACCAGCCGAGGAGGGCGCCGAGCGCCGCGCCGCCGAGGATCCACCGCAGCGGATTGGCCGGGATGAAACGGGTCTGCTCGGCGCTGATCTCGAGCACGCCCACCGGCGTCGCTGCGCCACCGCCACCCGCGCCGGCCGACTTGTCCTCCCCCGCCGCGGTGATCCCCTTCTGCGTGTCGCGGCTGGCGCCGAGCCCGCCGCCGAAGCCGAAGGCGACCCGGGCCACCGGAATCAGCGTGCGTCCGGCGACTTCGATCGGCTCGCCGTAGACCTGCTTGACCGAGGCGCCGGACTGGATCCGCTCCGCGAGATCCTGCAGCCCACCGCCCATCGGACTCTTTCCCTCAGGCATGGCCCTTCTCCTCGTCGTCGGTGGCGCGCAGTATAGCGGGCGC
This genomic window from Holophagales bacterium contains:
- a CDS encoding DUF4442 domain-containing protein, whose translation is MPQPAELLSLWRRLEPLPGGRRLFSFLLGRAARYTGSIAPRVLELAPGHARVGLRDRPAVRNHLRSVHAVALMNLAEVASGLATISSLPPGARGILAGLSIEYLKKARGPLEAVCDATIEYTGERREVPVEAVIRDATGDVVARATARWLIGPETPKGAAKP
- a CDS encoding nitronate monooxygenase: MSRETPLTRHAGIEVPLLCGAMYPCSNPELVAAVSEAGGLGIVQPISLSYVHGRDFREGLRRIRSLTAKPIGLNAIVEKSSRTYEERMKQWVDVAIEEGVRFFVTALGNPRWVVEKAHGCGGIVYHDVTDRRWAEKALAEGVDGLIAVNRRAGGHAGKLDPQTVLDSLADLGVPVVCAGGVGDEKGFAEALAMGYAGVQMGTRFIATAECRAHDDYKQAIVRAREEDIVLTERLSGVPCSVIKTPYVERVGTTAGPIGRFLLRGRRTKHWMRTFYALRSLPQLKKASLEGMGYKDFWQAGKSVAGIDAVLPAAEVVRRCAAAI
- a CDS encoding FAD-dependent oxidoreductase, producing the protein MTRVVVLGAGVAGHTAAAFARKWLPSAAQVTVVSPLPHYNWIPSNIWVGVGLLRPEQVTFDLAPVYARSGIAFEQARAVEIHPEGRGDRTDPFVVVESTREANAGARIEIPYDYLIHATGPKLDFAATPGLGPGGHSLSVCTESHAAETARALDEEVERMRRGERRRFLVGTGHGGCTCQGAAFEYVVNLEFELRARGVRDRADIVWVSNEYELGDFGMGGMHLRYGGFVTPSKIFTESLFAERGLTWITRAHVHEVAEGRIDYETLEGERREHGFDFAMLLPPFRGVGLRAYARDGVEITERLFQPNGFMKVDADYTPRPYEEWRSRDWPRTYQSPAYPNLFAAGIAFAPPHPISRPRKAPSGAPIAPAPPRTGMPSATIGKAVARSVVDMIEGAPAPTRSASMAEMGAACVASAGANPFTGTAASMTVFPIVPDFERYPDYGRDLRHTFGEIGLAGHWIKILLHHLFLYKARLRPGWSLIPE